The DNA region TTTAGCACTTGCCTCGTTTTTTACTATACGCTTAAATCTAGCAGTTTTCTCTTTCTGAACTTCATTGAATATTTCAGTTTTTAAATTTGTAAAAATCTCAGCAGTTATAGGATTCATATTCTCCTCTATAAACTAATAATTATTAAACAAATCTATTTTTCATCATATTTATCTGATTCTTTATACTATAATCATAAACCGTGTCGCCAATATTAACTATTATACCGCCAATTAAACTATCATCTACCTCTATAGTATATTCTATTTTTTTATCAGAAAATGTTTTTATAGTATCTATTATTTTTTTTATAGTATCTTCATTTATGCTGCAAGAAGCTATAATTTTTACCCTCACAGTATTATTATATTCATCAAGCATTTTACCATAAATATCTGCTATATTTGCTAATTCATCTATAAGCTCATTTTCTATGAGTAAATTGATAAAAGAAAAAATCTCTTTAGAAAATATTGATTTTAATTTTTTTTCTACAAGTTTTGTTTTTTCTCTTTTATCTATTTTTTTATCATCAAAATATTTTTTTATTTCCTCATCTTCAAATAATTTAGAGCATTCTTTAAGTTCTTTATATATTTCATTTATTAAACCAGCCTCTTTAGCTATGTTAAATATAGCACTGGCAGCCGGTGTTAATAATTTCTCTTCATTACTATTCATATTTTAATAAAGCCCTATCTTTATAGAGATACATATTTTTTATTTATTGTTATCTTTTTCAAAATTATTCACAAACTCATTTATCAAAGCCTGATTATCATTTTTATCTATATTTCTTTTTAATATAGTTTCAGCCATAACAACGGCAATATCCACAGCCTGTTTTCTTACATTTCCCATAGCTTCATCTTTAGCTCTATCAATTTCAGAGAGTATTTTATTTCTATGAGATTCAGCCTCTTCACGAGCATTGCCAATAATCTTATCTCTAACCCTATTAGCCTCAATCCTAGCATTTTCTATTATAGAACTAGCCTCTGCTTTAGCATTGTCAATCTGCTCTCTATATGCAGCCAAAGATTTCTTAGCATTTTCCCTAGTTTTTTCTGCCTCTTCCAAGTCCTCTTGTATCTTATCTGCACGTGCATTCAAGCCTTTAAGAATAATCTTCCAAGTAGAAGCTCCAAGCACAGCAAGAACTAGTAAAAATGTTATCCAAGTCCATATAATAATACCCGGATCTATTTTTAAAAGTGCCATAGGTATTTACCCCCATTTATCTTTTATTATAATCAGTATTATTAAATGTTATTTGGTAAATAAAGCTAAAATACATATAACCAAAGCAAATAAACCAACACCTTCTATTAAAGCAGCAGAAATAAGCATA from Brachyspira pilosicoli P43/6/78 includes:
- the atpH gene encoding ATP synthase F1 subunit delta — its product is MNSNEEKLLTPAASAIFNIAKEAGLINEIYKELKECSKLFEDEEIKKYFDDKKIDKREKTKLVEKKLKSIFSKEIFSFINLLIENELIDELANIADIYGKMLDEYNNTVRVKIIASCSINEDTIKKIIDTIKTFSDKKIEYTIEVDDSLIGGIIVNIGDTVYDYSIKNQINMMKNRFV
- the atpF gene encoding F0F1 ATP synthase subunit B codes for the protein MALLKIDPGIIIWTWITFLLVLAVLGASTWKIILKGLNARADKIQEDLEEAEKTRENAKKSLAAYREQIDNAKAEASSIIENARIEANRVRDKIIGNAREEAESHRNKILSEIDRAKDEAMGNVRKQAVDIAVVMAETILKRNIDKNDNQALINEFVNNFEKDNNK